From Plasmodium malariae genome assembly, chromosome: 4:
TTGTCAGTGTGGAATTAGTGTATATACGACTAGCGGATATGCAACTAGCGGGCATATAACTATCTGAAATGAGACATATTTCAAATAGGAAAACTTAAATTCgcattttacatttttgatATTGATATCATGAGGAAGGGGCAATgggtaaaaaatgaatataacttttattaGAATAATTTCGCTTTTTTTGGcgttattttatgtaataatacaTGTAGCAAATTGTTTGAAAAAAGTATGTTTATTATCACctgtacataataaaaataaaaatagggAATTTCAAAAGGCAGCATATCacattattataaagaaGAACTATTTCAATTTAAGCACtttaaggaaaataaaaataaagtacaGAAAAATGTATGCATTTCAAGATATggtatatacaaataaaaagaaaagtattaTTAACTTAGTTTACCCAGATATGAttaagaaggaaaaaaaatatattgcaGACAAATTAAAGGAAATTATAGAGAAACAAGAAAACGTAAGGTACCCAATGGTTTTTAATGAATGTATAAACTATTTTCATTCCAactttttcttctattatgtgtttttttcctttttaaggATTGAACGGTATTTATTCCTTcttgaaaaaatgaaaaaattattgttaaaaaaattgttaacaAAAACATGGTTcgcaaaaaaattaaaggcTTGCTCGTTAAGTAACGTAGTTCCAGATTTAACCTTATTCGAAAAGAGGTATATATGGAACGGAAGAAAAGTAAGTgcactttttaaaaacaattttagTATACttaatagaaaattaaatgtacTATTAGACCGATATAtgcaaaatgataaatattactataatacaagaaacataaaaaaagatgattGTAATAAAAACCTTGTAATTAGTAGTCCACTGCATATTGCGTATGCTTTACAACTATACGGCATGttcaataataattattttttaaagagcATAAACTCCACTACACGATtaattaacataaatatgcaattttatcttttaaaaaattatataaacgaTACATATTCATCCgaaaaaattttgtacacatataaaacCTTTGTTCAATTAACAGTTAAGAAGAATATGATTCCTTTATTTAGCTCGTTTCAAGATAgtacaaaattaattaaatattttgagtCTGCATTAGACGAAATAGTGAAAAGGCAACTGGATGTTGATATACCtaacttaaaaattatgaacttGTTAAATTTTTCAGTAATACTACTAAATCTTTTGTTAAGGAAAGTAATtcaagttttattttattttattttattctatatcaaaaaaaagatatacgAAAGGAGGAAGTTTATGAAAGATGTATATTCATTTCCGTTTTATTGAAACGAAAGATTTGTAACGTGCCATCcggaacatatatatactcgtatatttttcatatgtgCATTgggtgtatatatgtatgttataTAACTAGCGAACTTTTGAACATACAGTTTAACTGGCAAAGTAAGGTGTAAAAAGGTTGTCTTCATCCACAATGTACAATTTGCATTCCACAAACTTTGACTTcattatgattttttttttttttttttttttttttttgagccccaaatatttaaagaaaaaaaaaaaaaaaaaagaattagccaaatttaacataaaaaggaaaaaaaaaaaaataaaaaaataaattttaatttgtaaatagtaataatgtatttttttcgaataaatatgcaaaacaataacaacaacaaaaaaaaaaaaaaaaaaaaaaaaaaaaatgtgcttATAGtacattatacataaatgtttattaattcagaattaatttaattttgtaagaatatatatagcaaAAAGACAGATAAgatatgtttattaaataaatgttgtacataaatatgtatatgtgtctGTGCATGTACATAGCATATATATGCCAATGCAACATACTTCacattaaaatgaaaaaacatacTCTTTGCAAATTTTACGAATGCTGCTAATGGTgtcaaatacatatatatatatgtatgtacttatgtatatgtatacacttatgaatatgtatacacttatgaatatgtatacacttatgaatatgtatacacttatgaatatgtatacacttatgaatatgtatgtacttatgaatatgtatgtacttatgaatatgtatgtacttatgtatatgtatacacttatgaatatgtatgtacttatgtatacgtatatacttatgtatacgtatatacttatgtatacgtatgtacttatgtatacgtatgtacttatgtatacgtatgtacttatgtatacgtatgtacttatgtatacgtatgtacttatgtatacgtatgtacttatgtatatgtatacttatgTATCGTATATCttatgtatacgtatgtacttatgtatacacgtatgtacttatgtatatgtatgtacttatgtatacgtatgtactTACGTAAATGTGtgcacgtatatgtatattta
This genomic window contains:
- the PmUG01_04021500 gene encoding conserved Plasmodium protein, unknown function codes for the protein MNITFIRIISLFLALFYVIIHVANCLKKVCLLSPVHNKNKNREFQKAAYHIIIKKNYFNLSTLRKIKIKYRKMYAFQDMVYTNKKKSIINLVYPDMIKKEKKYIADKLKEIIEKQENVRYPMVFNECINYFHSNFFFYYVFFSFLRIERYLFLLEKMKKLLLKKLLTKTWFAKKLKACSLSNVVPDLTLFEKRYIWNGRKVSALFKNNFSILNRKLNVLLDRYMQNDKYYYNTRNIKKDDCNKNLVISSPLHIAYALQLYGMFNNNYFLKSINSTTRLININMQFYLLKNYINDTYSSEKILYTYKTFVQLTVKKNMIPLFSSFQDSTKLIKYFESALDEIVKRQLDVDIPNLKIMNLLNFSVILLNLLLRKVIQVLFYFILFYIKKKIYERRKFMKDVYSFPFY